From the Argentina anserina chromosome 3, drPotAnse1.1, whole genome shotgun sequence genome, the window tttagacaaAACGTAATCGGCTTTGCGAGTTGATTTAGTTAGAGGTTTGGGTTTGAGGAGTGTTGATCTAGGTGAAATAATTGTTCTCTTAAGTTGGGTTTTTATGATTGTCCTGGATTCGGATCGATCTTGAAGCAATCTTCTGCATATTTTGGTTGCCTGATGAGGGAGGAAAATGTGTAGTTTTTTATTTGTATGAATCTGGGCTACATGAGGGTTAATGTGCTGTTATTCTAGTAGCTGAAGTTGATACTGTGCTTTGTATCCAGGTTAGCAAGGCTCATAGTTGGACTTGTATGGATATTTATGTCTTTGCAACTCCATATACTGTTACATGGGATTACTATCTTTTGTCGCGGGAGCACACACTGGAGTTCAAAGAGTGGACCGGGAAAGCTGAGTATGAATATGTAAGTTGCCATTTTCTAGTATCTATAATTTACTTTGATATTCAAACTTTTGTTCCCAAAGAAAACTTGCCACCTCTAGTTACAAGAGTAATCTGGAAATGTTACCGAATCAGGTTAAAAACAGAGGAGTATCTATATTCCTTATGCAAGCGGGGATGCTGGGCACTCTTCAAGCGTTGTGGGATGTCTTCCCCCTGTTTACAAATACAGGATGGGGAGAGCTGTCAAATATTGGGTTTCTCAAAAAACATATGGGTGCAACCTTTGAGCAACGTCCTGAACCATGGGTAACAAATATCAGCACTGATGATATCCACTCCGGAGATTTCCTcgcaatatctaaaattcgcGGGAGGTGGGGTGGATTTGAGACTCTAGAGAAGTGGGTCAGTGGATCTTATGCTGGTCATTCTGCAGTTTGTTTAAGGGATTCTGAAGGAAAGTTGTGGGTTGGAGAATCAGGAAATGAAAATGATGAGGTGAACCGTGAATCTACTAGTGATTTACAATATATTACGGCATATCTGTTTATTTTTGGGCGTACTGACACTCTGGGTCCAGGTCTCTAGAAAGTTTTGTTTCCTATGAATAGTTATGTGCTTATGTCTGACTTGCATGCCATTTTCATTCtattaattttaaatctaCCCTGTGCTTATACGGATATAAATACACCTACTATCATCTTTCTGCTATGCTGACTTGCTTCCTTTTTCATGCATTTTTCAGGGAGAAGATGTTATTGCTATTCTTCCATGGGACGAGTGGTGGGAGTTTGAGGTAAACAAAGATGATTCCAATCCCCACATTGCATTGCTTCCCTTACATCCTGATATCCGAGCGAAATTTAATGAGACTGCGGCCTGGGAGTATGCAAGGAGCATGGAAGGACAACCATATGGTTATCATAACATGATATTCAGCTGGATCGATACTATAGATGGAAATTATCCACCCCCTTTGGATGCTCATGTGGTATGCTACTTTAACTAATTCATTGTCAGGTCTGGTCTCCTGTATTTTTGAATGCTACTGAAGCAACCATTTCTTTTATGTTATTGAAGTTGCCGGTTCGTATTGCCTTTCTGGATTTAGCCCTGCAATTAAGTGACCCTAAAAAGCTACATATTAGATGCTTTAAACCAACATTTTATGTTAGGATTAATTTCTGGCTTTTGCTGGATCACTATACAAACTTGAACTGCATCAAGTTCTGATGCAAAAATACTATCTGTTTCAAACTGGGTTGAAAAAAGTCAGTTAGAGTTCTGGTTCTATCCAAGAAATTTTTTTCGATGCAAATATATTCAGTGGTCATTTACAACTACAAAAGTGAGGCAAACCTTATGCCTTCTTTAGACTCATAGTTTGATTGGTGGACCAAACTCAGTAAGAATCTCTTTCTCTCTGACacactcaaatacctttagtAACTGCCTGTGCCTGTACTTTATTTAATAGGCATTCTTAATTCATTGTTCCTGATTGTTAGCTCTATGGTTCTGCAGGTTGCTTCTTTTATGACAGTTTGGAATCAAATAAAGCCTACATATGCTGCTAACTTGTGGAACGAAGCCTTGAACAAGCGACTTGGAACTCAGGTATTGTGGAACTGTCACTGTGAGTTGCAAATCTGTGTCTAACTTGGGCTACATGAACATTGTTTCACAAATATGTGTTAATGAATCTTATGAACACCATGACATTGTATTAAGGAGTAAAAACAAATGGAAACATACAATCAGAAAGATCTACTATTCGTGATTGCAATTAAACAAGTTTACAAGATCATGATTGGAAATTGGAATTCAAAATGCTCCTTCATTGTTTTTTATTGTCTGATGCAGACTGGTCTGATATGCTATTTATATTTCTCACAGAACCTCAGCATTCCTGATATTCTGGTTGAAGTTGAAAAGCGTGGATCATCTTTTGATCAATTGCTTACAATTCCGGAACAAGATGATTGGCTGTACACTGACGGGAAGTCAACTTCATGTGTTGCCTTCATTCTTGAAATGTATAAGGAGGCTGGACTTTTTGATCCGATTGCAAGCTCTATCCAAGTTACTGAATTTACGGTAAAATCTAATCAAGTTCAATCTcggtttttttaattatttttttctgaTAAAAAACTTGTGCATCATATTCAAATCGGTGTGGAAAAGGAAAACATTTACTACTATAGGGAGATACAAAAGATCAGTGACGACTGACCCATTTCCTTTTCCCCCTTTCAGTAGGTATTTTAATAGTATTTTAGTTAAACAATAGCTGCTTCTTTGAAATCACAATACCTTTTCCTTATTGATACTCGTAACATCTTTAAAAGTTACGTTTGTAGTGATATACAACATCTTAAAAGAAACCGAGGAATTGATAGTTGAGGTTACTTAAACTTTCCATTGACTCCATTCAGAACATTACATGTAGTGTGAATCAGGAGTACTTTtactttttaattatttattgattttcttttgcttcaaTTGCCCTTATTGCAGATTAAAGATGCTTACATGCTCAAGTTCTTTGAGAATAATTCAAGCCGCCTACCAAAGTGGTGCAATGATGGGGACACTGTGAAGCTTCCATTCTGTCAGATAAAGGGAAAATATCGAATGGAATTTCCAGAATACAACATTATGGATCCTTATCCCCATATGAATGAGAGGTGCCCATCACTGCCCCCCAAGTATTCCAGATCACAAAATTGCTAAGCCCTCTGTTCCTAACAAATTGGTCACGTTTTAGGTGATGCCATACCACTTCTTTTGATAGTTATCCCGTTGGACACTAAGTTATGCAAGGTGGTGAGGCTGTAAATATAGTGATTAGTCGGGTACAAATGGAAAGACTCCAGATATCCAATTCTTGTACGATGTAGATGgtaaaaaagaagatgaatCGTAGTGCAAAGGAGTAATTTGACGTCCTTTTCTCAAATGATTCTTCACTTTTTATGTCGTTTCAATTTGATCTATTGGTTCCTAGTTTAGGAAAGAAGTTGAGGGCAGCTTCAAAGAGTGGTAACCTGTGCATAAATTTACTTTGCATTAAGGTTGCCCTTTATTATTCCCTTTTTATTGGTAACACAAGACAGACTGACTTGATGCTGGTTCTCTCTTCGAATTTCAGTCAGACCAGTACTATAAAACATGTGTTTCTTCGAAACAGGTTGATAACTATTAACTAGTATCTCAATATGGACGACGTTGATAAATGATATGCTGAAATATGTCTCAGGTTTTCATTTGGCGATACATATGTCTGGGGTTAAGGGCCATATCAGGCTTGAGCCTTCCTTTCCCAGACTCCTCCACTCATACTCAACTTCGACTCTCTTCAATGTACAGGAGTTTACAAGTTCTTTCTCCCACAAACAATTCACAAAATCATGATGACTAAACTCTCACATCTTTCCTGATGCTCATTTTCCCCTACTCCTTACAAGAAGCAAGTCATCTGGAGGACTTCCCCGGCGCTCATTACTCATTAGTCTTGTCGGAGCTGAGAGTAGAGCAAAGGATAATGAAGTATGGTCCAGTTTTGAATATGGGTCTCTTGGCAAGTTACATGCAAACAAATTTGTATTCACCAGAATTTTAGGGTTGAATGGAACATGTTCAATCTAAATGCCGCTGATCAACAGGCGTATCAGAAGTAGGCTTATGGTGTTATGTTGTTGTGAAGCCAAACTTATTGAAGCAATTTGTGGGAAAAATGGGAAGGAAAACAGGAACAACCTCGAATTTTATTCGCATTTCTATATCAACATAGTAGTCTTAGTTCATGCCTTCAATGAAGAGATGAGTTCCAGGAGTAATTCCAACTATGATGGATGGAATTCGGTCACACTAAGAACTGAGACTTCAGATCCGTCTGTTGGAACTGCTTCCCTAAACAGTTATATTACACAAAAAACTGTGATCAGCAAGCTGTCCCATGGCTTCATTGAAAGTCGAACAATTCAGTAACTATAGttatatataatcaatatCTTCATAATTTCACTAATGAAACATTTTACAGACATGATTTTTAGGTATGATTTCAATCTTCAAAGTCATGCTCTAGGAATGATTTCAATGTGCAGTCCCCCAGTAAATTTTGGCATCGGATTCCCTACTGAAGTGCTTGTCTGCACATAACTCCCAGGTGAACTAAACTGAACCACTGCAGTGATAATATTTGTAATGGGGCATCCACTAAATCCCCATTGGATTACATTTCTTAAGGATTTAGTGGATGCCCCATTTGGATTATATTTGAAGAACCAAAGCAATTGTATACCTGCCACACCAAAGTATGTATGGTAGGCATCACATGCATCATCTGGTCTGTCAGAAATTCCTCCATTCTCAATGTCCTGAAATTTTAATAatcaacaacatcatctcGGATTAATTCATCGTCATGTGATTACAATTTCACTTTGGAAACTCCTAAGAAATAAACAAAGTGTACAAATAGGATAGGCAAAACCTGACAGTCTAAAATGAACTTGGCAAGCTTTTCCTTATTGATCCAATGAACTCTATCAATCATGATCAAACTTGAGAGAACCCACCAAGTGTAGCACACCTGAAAAGAATCTGAAATGCATTGAAGAAGATTTCAGTAGTGCTAATAGAAATGTACATTTCAATCATGAAATGTGTATCTATCTGGATGGCCATCAACACTCACcaaaccagaaaaaaaaaaccacaaatGTAGCAAGGTAATTTGATAATGATAAAAACaaacatgaaattttatttttccgagaaaaacaataataaCATAAGATACAATGCAACACCCACATCGGGAAGCTTCTCAGGACGGCCATTAAGACCTCCTGCTTTAACCTGTCGCTCACACAACCACCATCCAAGAAGGTCCTTATCAATACGATGTAGAGATCCCGTAATAGCAAGAGCACCCACACAACAAAAAACTGAATCACAATGGAGAAAGCAGAAGATGAGTTTTGAGTTTATATTGGCATATCATAGCACAAATGCATGATTACTCTTCCTTACTGAAATATACATGCTGTTGCTTTATTTCAAGATTGACAGATTGTAGTTACATCTGTCAATTGAGAGAGAAATAAGAAGACATTACCAAACTACAGGTAAGTAACAGCGAAGATCAGTTTCTGATATATTACGTTTCTGTCAAACTGTCAATGTAGATAAATGACGTAGCAAATCATcaaattcattaaaaaaaaacacattcaCCAGTTCATGATGATGATTTTATAAAAGATCATCAGCTGTGTAACAAGGTTCATCTTTCAACCAAATCAGCTATTTTACTGACACACTTTAATTGATAAGGAAAAACAGGTTCTATTTCcgttgaaaagaaaataatgaaacaacTCGAATAATGTATGAAATTTCTTACACCAAATATAGCTAGATGGATACTGATTGAATCTGTCCTAGGCATGAACCTACTGGGAAATCTAAACAGCAGTTATATAACAAGAAATATTAAAACGAAAAGAAGGCCAAAAATAGATGCATAGCATGATGGTATGATGAAGCATTAAACAGAGAGTAATAACAACATCACCAGGTGTGCGTACGACATAACAGACTTAAGAGGTGTTTAAAGCTGTACAACATACTTTGACCGGCATGAGACTCCCCACCAGACGTGCATCCAAATCCACCATCATGATTTGTACAGCTCAAAATGTAGTCCACAGTCTTCTCCACATTAATTTTATCCAAACGATGTAGTAATGCTAGACAACAGATAGAAATATATGAAAACCTAAGAAAGAGAATAAATGTTTTTAGCTGCTATGTAGTTTATTCAATTTTCCAATCTATTTGATAAGCGGAACATAATTTAAACTGTTAGTCAATCATGCATGCTCTAAATAAAGGGACAGtaacataacatatatgataccaaacaaaaaggaaactaAGAAAGAGTACCGCGTGTCAATTTCACCCCACATGTCCCCAGAAAATGAGCCACCTTCATTTTGCAGCCCAGCTACATCTGAGTTGAGTGTTAAGCCAGACATATTCATTAATGATCCTTTCTATATAGTCAGTTGTGTGGTTAGAAAATTCCCGCCTCTATCCAAAATACTTCTATAAGCTCTATGCAGCCCCTCAACACTAGGCGTAGCAATTTTTCTAATACCATTGAACAACTGAAAAGGTCTGAAAAGTAATATATATTCCAAAGGATACAATTTGCAACCTTGTTGATATCCAATACATCAATCTTGTCAAATAACGCCAAAACCTGGACAGCACTTAAGGTATACAGTATGTGTGGGTCATGTCCTATGTTACCACCAAAACCACCTGCATAAACCACACTATCAAGTATCAACACTCTACTTACAGCTCCGAATCACCAAAGAAACAATGAAGAGTACAAATTACGCATTGCTAGgctaaaaaatttatatgagCTAAATACCTGATTCGTGCTGGCACTGAAGAACTTCCGAAACAACTTCATTGACATCGACAGTGTCAAGCTTTCCAAGAAGGTCAAGAGTGGTCAAACCCCAGTATGCCCCGTTCAATCTTATATGTTCCATCAGAACTGATTCATAAGAGTCCTTTTCCTGAGATGACATCACCTTGTTGTTAAAACTATGTTTAATTTAAAACCCAAAACATCTACAAATATACTTGGATACAAATTCGACCTTTGCTTTCGATAGAATGAAATGAACATGTTTCCGAGCTGCCAGTTCCACCATCTGCCAAAAGTTCAACATTAGGCGAAAGACTAAAGGAGAGAAATTTTCAAACAAAACTAAATCAGTAGCAAAAAATCCCGCTACAACTCCAGTACAAACTTTGAAAACAAAAGCAGAAACATACAGCTACCAAGTAGTGAGTAAAACTATAAACAAACATTCAGAAATTAACAATTTACTaatgttctaaaaaaaaaccaaaaacgaTTCAACAGAAAGATCAAAGCTCAAATTTTGAACCATAATATATGCATTTCAAGTGAACCGAAAAACTTCAAACCACTAAATTAAACTCCTAGTGAATCAATTAGACGGAAAAATAAGAATAACGCGAGATACCCAAATACAAGGACTGAGATTAATACCGTGATTCGTGAAGTGTTACTAGTGATTAAGGCATTAAGAAGCATTTGCAGGATATCAATATTTCTGTATTGATCGACGCAGTTCTGTGAAGGACATTTCTAAAATAGTAATGTACTGCAAAACTTACACCAACAACGAAAGTGTCCCTGACACAATCAGAGAAAGCAAGAATTGCACAGAAGAGACAGAACCCAGATTACAGATATGGAGAAGGAGAGATGGAGATTGATCTTGCTAAGTTGGTGGGCGGGAGACTGGGTCTCAACTCTGAAGCTAACCACTGCAAATCTGCGCAGTCGAATTTTTTAAGCTTGCTATATATGTGGCCCACTGGATGGCTACATTGTTGATAAAAAGGAGAAGCAGGGAAAAAACTGTAACTCCAGAGAAGTGAGATGACCCCAAATTCATTTATCGTTAACtaaggaatatatatatatatacacagagCTTTTCAGGTACGGAGGTTCGTACCTTAAGTTAAGGTacagattttcattttttatcaatttttcGATTgatttttcacatctccaccgtcccaTATATAGTTTattatagatcatctccacaaaatttcagccgatttcatgatcgttaaggtatcaaattaatcaaaaccaatggacgtattgaatttgccgaacctgaaccgttaatattttgagtagaaaatcgaagttatgagtaccttaacgGTGATGGAATTGGGTgcaattttgtggagatgatctatacgttatagcCTAaatattggacggtggagatgtgaaaaatcgatcgaaaagttagtcaaaaatgaaaatccgtaccttaagctaagataaggaCCTCCTTACTTGAAAAGcctcgtatatatatatatatatatatatatatatatatatatacatatattatatataattctttTTATTATCAAAAGTTACTTCATTCAATTAAGAGAAAGTACAACGAGTTTGAGATATAATTCTGAAAATTCTTATATACACCCCGTAAACATTTACTTGTCATTAAAACTGATGACATGGCATAATATAAACCATAATTTgagttaaatatataaaaaattgacTGATTCTGTTGTAAAAACCTCTGACATAATTCAACATGAATGATCAGTCTGCCACCTGAAGGAAATATGTAGTCACAATTAAACTATGGAAaacacaagaaaacaaaaagaaaagccACAAGAACATGACAAAAACCAACCCAGTAGTGCAGTTTGAACTCGAGCACGGAATTTTCAGCAACAAGAGCCTTTTACCGGAATCTTTGACGATCCAAACTTGGAACTAGCACAGTCAAGAAAAGCACAAGGAATAACAAGGAAGAACCACACAGGGTGGTAGAAGCCGCGACCTCCGGTGGGAAAGAGTGGTCGTCACCGAGCCACCAAAGCAACCAAAACGCCCACCACCTCCAACAACGGAAGCGCGGAAGACATGAGAGACGAACTCCAAGTCAAACACCTAAGGAAAACCTCGAATGCAATTATTCAACCTGTAAAAACACGAAGCAACCAAGGAAATCCAAAAAGGAATTCCAGATCCAGCCCC encodes:
- the LOC126786845 gene encoding uncharacterized protein LOC126786845; the encoded protein is MASSPSPSASLLLASALTLTLLFFSFSVKLPFHPRDLLPLLPRHLSWPILNSLHSAVDLLPTFVGSASSPDDTLAWKGACFYENTAWMEFHNKSGSEFGGGTLHIKVSKAHSWTCMDIYVFATPYTVTWDYYLLSREHTLEFKEWTGKAEYEYVKNRGVSIFLMQAGMLGTLQALWDVFPLFTNTGWGELSNIGFLKKHMGATFEQRPEPWVTNISTDDIHSGDFLAISKIRGRWGGFETLEKWVSGSYAGHSAVCLRDSEGKLWVGESGNENDEGEDVIAILPWDEWWEFEVNKDDSNPHIALLPLHPDIRAKFNETAAWEYARSMEGQPYGYHNMIFSWIDTIDGNYPPPLDAHVVASFMTVWNQIKPTYAANLWNEALNKRLGTQNLSIPDILVEVEKRGSSFDQLLTIPEQDDWLYTDGKSTSCVAFILEMYKEAGLFDPIASSIQVTEFTIKDAYMLKFFENNSSRLPKWCNDGDTVKLPFCQIKGKYRMEFPEYNIMDPYPHMNERCPSLPPKYSRSQNC
- the LOC126787124 gene encoding geranylgeranyl transferase type-2 subunit beta 1-like, which codes for MVELAARKHVHFILSKAKEKDSYESVLMEHIRLNGAYWGLTTLDLLGKLDTVDVNEVVSEVLQCQHESGGFGGNIGHDPHILYTLSAVQVLALFDKIDVLDINKVANYVAGLQNEGGSFSGDMWGEIDTRFSYISICCLALLHRLDKINVEKTVDYILSCTNHDGGFGCTSGGESHAGQIFCCVGALAITGSLHRIDKDLLGWWLCERQVKAGGLNGRPEKLPDVCYTWWVLSSLIMIDRVHWINKEKLAKFILDCQDIENGGISDRPDDACDAYHTYFGVAGIQLLWFFKYNPNGASTKSLRNVIQWGFSGCPITNIITAVVQFSSPGSYVQTSTSVGNPMPKFTGGLHIEIIPRA